From one Solanum lycopersicum chromosome 12, SLM_r2.1 genomic stretch:
- the cat1 gene encoding catalase isozyme 1, protein MDPSKYRPSSAYDTPFLTTNAGGPVYNNVSSLTVGPRGPVLLEDYYLIEKLATFDREKIPERVVHARGASAKGFFEVTHDISHLTCADFLRAPGAQTPVICRFSTVVHERGSPESIRDIRGFAVKFYTREGNFDLVGNNVPVFFNRDAKSFPDTIRALKPNPKSHIQENWRILDFFSFLPESLHTFAFFYDDVCLPTDYRHMEGFGVHAYQLINKEGKAHYVKFHWKPTCGVKCMSEEEAIRVGGTNHSHATKDLYDSIAAGNYPEWKLFIQTMDPEDVDKFDFDPLDVTKTWPEDLLPLIPVGRLVLNRNIDNFFAENEQLAFNPGHIVPGIYYSEDKLLQTRIFAYADTQRHRIGPNYMQLPVNAPKCGHHNNHRDGAMNMTHRDEEVDYLPSRFDPCRPAEQYPIPSCVLNGRRTNCVIPKENNFKQAGERYRSWEPDRQDRYINKWVESLSDPRVTHEIRSIWISYLSQADKSCGQKVASRLTVKPTM, encoded by the exons ATGGATCCCTCTAAG TATCGCCCATCAAGCGCATACGACACCCCTTTCTTGACAACAAATGCTGGTGGTCCTGTGTACAACAATGTTTCTTCCTTGACTGTTGGACCTAGAG GGCCTGTTCTGCTTGAGGATTACTATCTAATTGAGAAGCTCGCGACATTTGATCGCGAGAAGATACCTGAACGTGTTGTTCATGCTAGAGGTGCTAGTGCTAAGGGATTCTTTGAAGTTACTCATGACATTTCTCATCTTACTTGTGCTGATTTTCTCCGAGCTCCTGGCGCTCAAACGCCTGTTATTTGTCGATTCTCTACTGTTGTCCATGAACGTGGAAGCCCCGAGTCTATCAGGGACATTCGTGGTTTTGCTGTCAAGTTCTACACCAGAGAG GGTAACTTTGATCTTGTTGGAAACAATGTCCCCGTGTTCTTTAATCGTGATGCTAAGTCGTTCCCTGACACGATTCGTGCATTGAAACCAAATCCAAAGTCACACATTCAGGAGAACTGGAGGATCCTTGATTTCTTCTCGTTCCTTCCTGAGAGTTTGCATACATTCGCCTTCTTCTACGATGATGTTTGTCTCCCAACGGATTACAGACACATGGAAGGTTTTGGCGTTCACGCGTATCAATTGATTAACAAAGAGGGGAAAGCACATTATGTGAAGTTCCACTGGAAGCCAACTTGTGGTGTGAAATGTATGTCTGAGGAAGAAGCTATTAGAGTCGGTGGTACTAATCATAGCCACGCGACCAAGGATCTTTACGATTCAATTGCTGCTGGAAACTATCCTGAGTGGAAGCTTTTTATCCAAACAATGGACCCCGAGGATGTAGACAAGTTCGATTTTGATCCTCTGGATGTAACCAAGACATGGCCTGAGGATCTCTTGCCGTTGATCCCAGTTGGTCGATTGGTGTTGAACAGGAACATTGATAACTTCTTCGCAGAGAATGAACAACTCGCGTTTAACCCTGGACATATTGTCCCTGGTATTTACTATTCCGAGGATAAGCTTCTCCAGACTAGGATATTCGCGTATGCTGATACTCAGAGACACCGTATTGGACCAAACTATATGCAGCTCCCAGTTAATGCTCCCAAGTGTGGTCATCACAACAATCATCGCGATGGTGCTATGAACATGACACATCGCGATGAAGAG GTGGATTATTTGCCCTCGAGGTTTGATCCTTGTCGTCCTGCTGAGCAGTACCCGATTCCTTCTTGTGTCTTGAATGGAAGGCGTACAAAT TGTGTCATTCCGAAAGAAAACAACTTCAAACAGGCAGGGGAGAGGTACAGATCATGGGAACCTGACAG GCAAGACAGATACATCAACAAATGGGTTGAGTCTTTATCCGATCCACGAGTCACTCATGAGATTCGCAGCATATGGATATCATACTTGTCTCAG GCTGACAAGTCCTGTGGTCAGAAGGTCGCTTCTCGTCTCACTGTGAAGCCTACAATgtga